In Dolichospermum flos-aquae CCAP 1403/13F, the following proteins share a genomic window:
- the sixA gene encoding phosphohistidine phosphatase SixA: MELYLIRHGIAEEHQPTLKDKERQLTPEGRQKTEKVAQKLVKLELHFDLILTSPLVRAYQTAEILIAAGLSSQLEASDHLSFDGNIQNWWQEWLKPRNYPQKTRLGLVGHEPNLSHWAEILLWGEAKESLILKKAGMMGIKLPDDGSAWGRSQMFWLTPPKYLL; encoded by the coding sequence ATGGAACTATACTTAATTCGTCATGGCATTGCCGAAGAACATCAACCTACACTAAAAGACAAAGAACGACAACTCACCCCAGAAGGACGACAAAAAACCGAGAAAGTCGCTCAAAAATTAGTAAAGCTAGAATTACATTTTGATCTAATTCTTACCAGTCCCCTAGTTCGCGCTTATCAAACAGCAGAAATACTCATTGCGGCTGGATTGAGTTCCCAGTTAGAAGCATCAGATCATCTTAGCTTTGATGGTAATATTCAAAATTGGTGGCAAGAATGGCTGAAACCTAGAAATTATCCCCAAAAAACCCGACTAGGATTAGTAGGCCATGAGCCTAACTTAAGCCATTGGGCAGAAATTCTGTTGTGGGGAGAAGCAAAAGAGAGCCTCATCCTCAAAAAAGCAGGTATGATGGGAATAAAACTACCAGATGATGGTTCAGCTTGGGGTCGTAGTCAAATGTTTTGGTTGACACCACCCAAGTACCTGCTGTAA
- a CDS encoding citrate synthase — MTVCEYKPGLEGIPAAQSSISYVDGQKGILEYRGIRIEELAEKSTFLETAYLLIWGELPTKEELKEFEHEVLFHRRIKYRIRDMMKCFPESGHPMDALQASAAALGLFYSRRDLHNPVYIRTAAVRLIATIPTMVAAFQLMREGNDPVKPRDDLGYAANFLYMLNEKEPDPLAAKIFDICLILHVEHTMNASTFSARVTASTLTDPYAVVASAVGTLGGPLHGGANEEVIQMLEEIGSVENVVPYVDNLLQRKAKIMGFGHRVYKVKDPRATILQGLAEQLFEKFGYDEYYEIAVEMERVVSEKLGDRGIYPNVDFYSGLVYRKMGIPTDLFTPVFAIARVAGWLAHWKEQLVENRIFRPTQIYNGRHEIAYTPIDQR, encoded by the coding sequence ATGACGGTATGCGAATACAAGCCTGGTTTAGAAGGTATTCCCGCAGCCCAGTCGAGTATTAGTTATGTAGACGGGCAGAAAGGAATTCTAGAATATCGTGGTATCAGGATTGAGGAATTAGCTGAAAAAAGTACATTCCTAGAAACTGCATATCTCTTAATTTGGGGTGAGTTACCAACAAAGGAAGAACTGAAAGAATTTGAGCATGAAGTTCTCTTCCACAGACGCATCAAATACCGCATTCGGGATATGATGAAATGCTTTCCTGAAAGTGGTCATCCGATGGATGCTCTTCAAGCTTCTGCTGCTGCTTTAGGTTTATTTTATTCTCGTCGGGATTTACATAATCCTGTCTACATTCGTACCGCGGCTGTTCGTTTAATAGCGACTATTCCCACGATGGTAGCAGCGTTCCAGTTAATGCGGGAAGGTAATGATCCAGTTAAGCCTAGAGATGATTTAGGCTATGCGGCTAACTTCCTGTATATGCTCAACGAGAAAGAGCCTGATCCTTTAGCCGCTAAAATCTTCGATATCTGCTTAATTCTTCATGTTGAGCATACAATGAATGCTTCTACTTTTAGTGCTAGGGTAACAGCTTCAACCTTAACTGATCCTTATGCAGTAGTTGCCAGTGCCGTAGGTACTTTAGGTGGACCATTGCATGGTGGAGCGAATGAAGAAGTAATTCAGATGTTAGAAGAAATCGGTTCTGTAGAAAATGTTGTCCCTTATGTGGATAATCTTCTGCAACGCAAAGCTAAAATTATGGGTTTTGGACATCGAGTTTACAAAGTCAAAGACCCCCGGGCTACAATCTTACAAGGCTTGGCAGAGCAGTTGTTTGAGAAGTTTGGCTATGATGAATACTATGAAATTGCCGTGGAAATGGAACGGGTAGTTTCGGAAAAACTGGGTGACAGAGGGATTTATCCTAATGTTGACTTTTATTCCGGTTTAGTGTATAGGAAAATGGGAATTCCTACAGACTTGTTTACACCAGTATTTGCGATCGCTCGTGTAGCAGGTTGGTTAGCACACTGGAAAGAACAACTAGTAGAAAACCGGATTTTCCGTCCTACCCAAATTTACAACGGTCGTCACGAAATCGCCTACACTCCCATTGACCAACGTTAA